One segment of Rhodopirellula baltica SH 1 DNA contains the following:
- a CDS encoding serine/threonine-protein kinase — protein sequence MTVPSPHPDFENLDERETADENQVAGGDSGFSVADKDPSPLSSISAELITHPRYEVLEAIGQGGMGSVYKARHRLMDRLVAIKVIKPELIRNAKAIQRFQREVKAAARLVHPNIVTAFDAEQVGELHLLVMEHVDGIDLAELVKQRGRLSVPVACEYIAQVAAGLQHAFENGMVHRDIKPPNLMMSTSHESSGNNASKLSGVTIKILDFGLASFAVPDDSDENLQTASHSITAIGTFIGTPAYVAPEQAQDARQADIRSDIYSLGATLHFLLFGRPPNAPKKADGRDTNQANTESSEGLIDEDKIPDSLRDIIDRMMSPDPKDRFQTPDNVIQALTPFIAVARVPLSRSKDSGPTAISQRSANWWRIAGAALLAYCVIGFPLLMTTWLFDATPTGASVSNPRQTSKTPSPAILATDQRQRSVDAVDRLDVVRDSIIGQWKIEADRLLTPDYEQGLRAVLELPLEVPIQYDLRLVVTRRSDANKLYGGLNVALPFGDSKGMLAVGTHRDVGGCFIERIDGITRHESLPTWTEGFFFELNESRTVELSVREHEIVVLIDDIEAIRWSGDPNQIEMPPGWEIPDRRSIFLGATGEFAIDRIQFTPVLDSP from the coding sequence ATGACCGTCCCCTCTCCGCATCCGGATTTCGAGAATCTTGATGAGCGGGAAACTGCCGACGAAAACCAAGTGGCCGGTGGCGACTCGGGGTTTTCAGTAGCCGACAAAGACCCTTCACCGTTGTCTTCAATCTCCGCTGAACTCATCACTCATCCACGCTACGAAGTGCTCGAGGCAATCGGGCAAGGTGGAATGGGCAGCGTCTACAAAGCACGACATCGCTTGATGGATCGCCTGGTGGCAATCAAAGTCATCAAACCTGAATTGATTCGAAATGCAAAGGCGATCCAACGTTTCCAACGTGAAGTCAAAGCCGCCGCTCGATTGGTGCATCCCAACATTGTCACAGCCTTCGACGCCGAACAGGTCGGGGAGTTGCACCTATTGGTCATGGAGCATGTTGACGGGATCGATTTGGCCGAACTGGTTAAGCAGCGGGGTCGGCTATCGGTTCCTGTTGCCTGCGAATACATCGCACAGGTTGCCGCTGGTTTGCAGCATGCCTTTGAAAACGGCATGGTACATCGCGATATCAAACCTCCGAACCTGATGATGTCCACCTCTCACGAGAGCTCAGGCAACAATGCCTCCAAATTGTCGGGCGTCACGATCAAGATTCTCGATTTCGGTTTGGCTTCTTTTGCCGTGCCGGATGATTCGGATGAAAACCTTCAAACCGCGAGCCACAGCATCACCGCAATCGGAACGTTCATTGGAACACCGGCTTACGTGGCCCCTGAACAAGCTCAAGATGCACGCCAAGCAGATATTCGTAGCGACATCTATTCGCTTGGAGCCACGCTGCATTTTCTATTGTTTGGTCGACCGCCAAATGCACCGAAGAAGGCGGACGGGCGCGACACCAATCAAGCCAATACAGAATCATCCGAAGGCTTGATCGATGAGGACAAAATCCCGGACAGTTTGCGAGACATTATCGATCGGATGATGTCTCCTGACCCGAAGGATCGCTTTCAAACACCAGACAATGTGATCCAAGCTTTGACGCCGTTCATTGCTGTCGCACGGGTTCCTTTATCGAGGAGCAAGGACAGTGGTCCTACTGCGATCTCGCAACGTTCAGCGAATTGGTGGCGAATAGCAGGCGCTGCTTTGCTGGCATATTGCGTTATTGGATTTCCCCTTCTCATGACCACGTGGCTTTTCGATGCAACGCCGACTGGGGCGTCGGTCTCCAATCCGAGGCAAACCAGCAAGACACCTTCGCCAGCAATACTAGCAACCGATCAACGACAGCGAAGTGTCGACGCAGTAGATCGGTTGGATGTGGTCCGGGACAGCATCATTGGTCAGTGGAAGATCGAGGCGGATCGATTGCTGACGCCAGATTACGAACAAGGGCTTCGCGCCGTGCTGGAACTACCGCTTGAGGTCCCCATTCAATACGATTTGAGACTTGTGGTTACACGTCGTAGTGACGCCAACAAACTCTATGGCGGTTTGAATGTCGCTTTGCCATTCGGTGATTCGAAAGGGATGCTCGCCGTTGGCACCCACCGCGACGTTGGTGGTTGCTTTATCGAACGCATCGACGGAATCACTCGGCATGAATCGCTACCGACTTGGACGGAAGGTTTCTTCTTTGAGCTGAACGAATCTCGTACCGTAGAACTGAGTGTCCGCGAACACGAGATCGTGGTTCTGATCGATGACATCGAAGCGATTCGATGGAGTGGCGATCCGAATCAGATTGAAATGCCACCGGGATGGGAGATCCCCGACCGAAGGTCCATCTTCCTTGGTGCGACCGGCGAATTCGCCATCGACAGAATTCAATTCACGCCGGTTCTTGATTCGCCGTAG
- a CDS encoding quinone-dependent dihydroorotate dehydrogenase, translated as MNLYKTLVRPLLFSLDAETAHHLAVEGCRWMGVLPGVTNVMQRCLESHDPMLKTDVAGLQFDNPIGLAAGWDKNGRALRMLDALGFGFVEIGSVSARESKGNPKPRLFRLPQDSAVIVNYGLPNDGAEIVSTRLGSHRGRLPLGVNIVKTNDGANAPACSDEQILSDYEFSTRQLHPHADYLMFNLSCPNAQGGKSFFSEPANVGRLLERLAPLPIQSPVFLKIAPNNDPGHLENLLTQCERFEFVRGFCFNLPSKKPMLSIAPEHLIDKPGAVAGRPVAALINDCISELYRRMDRDRYIVIGAGGVFTAQDAYEKIRLGASLVQVYTSMIYEGPSVVKHICTGLADLLKRDGFQHVSEAVGSAHS; from the coding sequence ATGAACCTCTACAAGACGCTTGTCCGGCCGCTGCTCTTTTCACTCGACGCCGAAACAGCCCATCACTTGGCAGTGGAAGGGTGCCGGTGGATGGGTGTCTTGCCAGGGGTTACCAATGTCATGCAACGGTGTCTGGAGTCTCACGATCCCATGCTGAAGACCGACGTTGCCGGGCTGCAATTCGACAATCCAATCGGACTGGCGGCCGGGTGGGACAAGAATGGACGTGCGTTACGAATGTTGGACGCCTTGGGATTCGGGTTTGTCGAGATCGGTTCCGTCTCGGCGAGAGAGTCGAAAGGGAACCCCAAGCCACGACTGTTTCGGCTACCACAGGACAGCGCCGTGATCGTGAACTATGGCCTGCCCAACGATGGTGCCGAAATCGTTTCCACACGACTGGGTTCGCATCGAGGTCGTCTTCCGCTTGGCGTCAACATTGTCAAAACCAACGACGGTGCAAACGCACCAGCCTGCAGCGATGAGCAGATCCTGAGCGACTACGAATTCAGCACGCGGCAACTTCATCCTCACGCGGATTACCTGATGTTCAATCTCAGCTGCCCGAACGCCCAAGGCGGCAAGAGCTTCTTCTCCGAACCGGCCAATGTCGGACGTTTGCTCGAACGCTTGGCTCCGCTGCCAATTCAATCCCCAGTCTTTCTCAAGATAGCCCCCAACAATGATCCCGGTCATCTGGAGAATTTGCTCACTCAGTGTGAACGCTTTGAGTTTGTACGTGGTTTCTGTTTCAACCTGCCCTCGAAAAAACCGATGCTCTCGATTGCACCGGAACACCTGATCGACAAACCTGGCGCCGTGGCGGGCCGTCCCGTCGCCGCATTGATCAACGATTGCATCTCAGAGTTGTACCGCCGGATGGATCGCGATCGATACATTGTCATCGGAGCCGGAGGTGTCTTCACCGCGCAAGACGCGTACGAAAAAATACGTCTCGGTGCTTCGCTGGTTCAGGTTTACACCTCCATGATCTACGAAGGCCCCAGCGTCGTGAAACATATTTGCACCGGCTTGGCGGATTTACTCAAACGAGATGGATTCCAGCATGTGAGCGAGGCCGTCGGGAGCGCACACAGTTAA
- a CDS encoding ThuA domain-containing protein — protein MTNQPNRPANERAHASRRRFIKTTSGLVAAGAAVSPTHGWSDEPADGSTRVLIIVGPSSHPPGTHEVEAGGRLMKHALEQMENLSGIQADVVEGWPDQSLRDAASTVVFIGDLFPPNRLPNPQQNLADLDEMMQRGVGIACIHYATGLLGEDVTSDGDHPLLRWMGGYFANRSCPHHESFARVFPEATITPAETDHPVTRGWKEFTLRDEPYFNNYFGTEGNQLAPKATVLATSMLPPEAPKGETVAWCIEREDTGRGFGVVMPHYYKNWRDEDLRRLILNGIVWSAKVEVPAEGVKTKSPNLADFNPKSV, from the coding sequence ATGACGAACCAACCCAACCGACCCGCAAACGAACGGGCACATGCGTCCCGCAGAAGATTCATCAAGACGACTTCCGGACTCGTGGCCGCCGGTGCTGCGGTATCGCCAACTCATGGATGGTCCGATGAACCTGCTGATGGTTCCACGCGAGTGCTGATCATCGTCGGCCCCAGCAGCCATCCGCCGGGTACTCACGAAGTCGAGGCCGGAGGTCGGCTGATGAAACACGCTCTCGAACAGATGGAAAATCTGTCTGGGATCCAGGCGGACGTGGTCGAGGGCTGGCCCGATCAGTCGCTTCGCGACGCCGCATCAACGGTTGTTTTCATCGGGGATCTGTTCCCGCCCAACCGCCTTCCCAACCCGCAGCAGAACCTCGCCGACCTGGACGAAATGATGCAGCGTGGCGTGGGCATCGCATGCATTCACTATGCGACGGGCTTGCTAGGCGAGGATGTCACGTCCGATGGCGACCACCCGCTGTTGCGATGGATGGGCGGTTACTTCGCCAACCGATCCTGCCCGCACCACGAATCATTTGCCCGCGTTTTCCCCGAAGCAACCATCACTCCCGCGGAGACCGATCATCCGGTCACACGAGGCTGGAAAGAATTCACCCTTCGTGACGAGCCTTACTTCAACAACTACTTCGGTACGGAAGGAAACCAACTTGCCCCGAAGGCAACCGTGCTGGCGACCTCGATGTTGCCACCGGAAGCTCCCAAAGGAGAAACGGTCGCGTGGTGCATCGAAAGAGAGGACACCGGCCGGGGATTCGGCGTCGTGATGCCGCACTACTACAAAAACTGGCGAGACGAAGACCTGCGACGACTGATCCTCAACGGAATCGTCTGGAGTGCCAAGGTCGAGGTTCCGGCGGAAGGCGTGAAAACCAAGTCGCCAAACTTAGCCGACTTCAACCCGAAATCGGTTTAG